Genomic DNA from Deltaproteobacteria bacterium:
TGAAATCATTAATTACAGGCGGTGCAGGATTCATAGGCTCACACCTAGCAGAAGAACTTCTTAGCATGGGTGATGAGGTTTTTATTCTTGATAATCTTTCAACAGGCAGTTTAGATAATATAAAACACCTTAAAAATAATAAGAACCTGCATGTGACAATTGATACAATACTTAATGAACACATAATCAATGATGCCATAAGTAATGTGGATAGGGTGTTTCATCTTGCAGCAGCAGTAGGAGTTAAGCTGATCATGGAAAGGCCTGTTGATACAATAGAAACAAATGTAATTGGAACAGCAAAGGTTTTAAGTGCATGTAACACCTATAAAAGAAAGATACTGATAACTTCAACATCAGAGGTTTATGGTAAGCATAAGGAGCATCCATTGAGCGAAATGAACAATATGGTTTTGGGCCCGACAAAAAAAAGAAGGTGGGCTTATGCATGCACAAAGGCACTTGATGAATTTCTTGCATTTGCATATCATGAAGAAAAGGAATTGCCTGTTGTGGTTGTAAGATTTTTCAATACAATAGGACCAAAACAGACAAGCAGGTATGGAATGGTTGTACCAAAGTTTGTAAAGAATGCATTGCTTGGCAAACCGATTCCTGTTTATGGAGACGGCTCACAATCCCGCAGCTTTACTTATGTAAAGGATGCCGTAAGAGCTGCTATTATACTGCTCGAAAAGCCGGAGGCAGAGGGGGATGTTTTTAACATAGGTGACAGCAGAGAGATTACAATCTTTGAACTCGCAAAAAAGGTAAAAACGCTTACAAAAAGTGATTCTGAAATCGTTTTTATTCCCTATGATGAGGCATACGGAAAAGGGTTTGAAGATATGGAAAGAAGGGTGCCTGATATATCAAAGATACGTAAATTGATAGGATACGAACCTTCGGTAAATCTGGAACAATCACTTGAGATTATCATAAACCACATGAAGCAGTGATGTTAAAGTATTTACCGGTTATCGTTGGCCTGGCGGTATCAGCTGTACTTATTCCCTTTGTAAAAAGGTTCGCGAAGAGATTGGAAATAATATCAAGTCCAACAGAAGACAGATGGCATAAAAAACCAACCCCTTTGCTGGGCGGCATTGTTATATACATTTCTACAGTAACATCATTCTTATTATTTAAGGGCAATGATTTCCATAGCCTTTCACTCATATTAGCAGGAACGGTTATTTTTTTTCTGGGCGCTGTAGATGATTTCAGACATCTTACACCGCCTATAAAGCTTATAGTAGAGATATCGGTTGCAGTAGCTTTTATACTTTTTACAGGCATAAAATGGGACATAATCGGGAACATCCCGTTGGATATATTTATTACTGTTATATGGCTTGTCGGCATCACAAATGCGTTTAATCTGCTTGATAATATGGATGGTTTATCAGCGGGTATTGCTATCATATCCGGTTCTTTTATATTTCTGTACCTTTTCTCTAATACTCATACCTCCGTATCATCGCTTTTGCTGTCATTAATAGGTGCAATCGCCGGTTTTCTCATTTATAACTTTAATCCTGCATCAATATTTATGGGTGACTCTGGCAGCCTTTTTATAGGGTTTATGCTCGGTAGTATTGTGCTCGTTCCCGAAGTCAACTCACCTGCACAATTACTGCAAATCATATTGTTCCCTGTCCTTATATTTCTTATACCTATTTTTGATACAATTTATGTGGTATTTATGCGAAAGCTGTCCGGTCTTGACGCCATGAAAGGAGGTAAAGACCATACATCTCACAGGCTCGTAAAAATAGGCTTATCGGAGAGGAGTGCGGTACTCCTCCTGTACACTGTCGGCATCTTATCGGGGATTATAGCGTTTTTTGAAAGAAGTATTCCGATCTATATCTATATAGAGGCACTATTTTTATTTATATTATTCCTTTTATTCCTCGGCATATACTTGTCAAAAATTAAAGTTCACGACGCAAATAAAAATGAGAAGGGTGTTGTATCTGTTATTGTAAATATAACATACAAAAGAAGGATCATTGAGATCCTGCTTGATCTCATTCTAATATTTGTATCTTTTTATGGCGCCTACATATTAAGATTTGAAGGGCAGAGTTTTTACACGAATTCCGTAACCATGTTCCAGTCCCTGCCTCTTATACTCGGGCTGCAAATTATAGCATTCTACACAACGGGCGTATACAAAGCCGTATGGAAATATACGGGTGTAACAGAAATCTGGATCATAATAAAAGGGATTGTTATCGGCACAATATTCAGTATGCTTGGGATACTGTTTATATGGAGATTCAACAGCTATTCAAGGACCGTATTCATTATATATGCCATACTACTTTTTATCCTGATGACATTTTCAAGATATGTTTTTAAATCATTTGACCTGTTTTTAAAGAGATCGAACGGTAAAAATCTAAAAAAAGTTCTTATTTATGGTGCGGGTGACGGCGGAGAATTTGCTTTAAATGAGCTTTTAAACAATGAACAACTTGAGCTTATGCCTGTATGCTTTATCGACGATGACAAAATAAAACATGGGAGATCAATTCATAACTATCCTGTAATCGGAGGCATTGAAAAGCTTGAAGATGTAATAACACATTACAGTATAAACGAGGTTATTATATCAACTCCAAAAATAAAGGACAGCAGGTTAGAAAAGATAAAATCGGTATGTAAAAATAATGGTATAAGACTCAGAATATTTTCATTAAAACTTGAAGAATAAAACCGCTCAATCGAGAAATATGCAATGACCCGTTGTTTTGCTTACTCCACAGCCTTTGCCGGTTTTTTAAAATACATTTTCGGCTAAAGACTCATCAAAATATTGATAATAATCGTATACTGTACTATCCCTTAAAGTATATGAGCCTTCTTCCTGTTTTGATAGGACTTGTTTCGGGGATACTGTTAAGTTCCATTCAATTCTTTATCCCTGTTTATGCATACATCATGTATTGTATACTGATTTTGCTGGTATGGTTATTTGTGGATAACAGGTACGTATGGATTGCAGCCATAGCATTGTCTATAGGCATGTTCTCATTATATCGAAACAAGCCTTTGCCGGATAATTGTGCAAGTAATCTTATCAACCGCTCGGATAACAAGAAGATATATATATCAGGCTGGATAAAGGAACCTGTCGGCATTTATCCTGATAAAGAAAGACTATTGTTAAAAATAGAAAGGGTCAACGGCGGGATAACGAATGCCTATGGATGTCTTATTCAGATTACAGTTATTACGAAATATGGACAGAATAAAAATTATTTTACAGGAGACTATATCACTGTATATACAAAACCGAGGAAGCCGTTAAATTATAAAAACCCCGGCTCTTTCGATTATATTGCTTTTCTTGAAAGAAAAGGGATAAGCCTCGGCGGTTATATAAACGATCCAGCCCTTATACAAAAAAATATTAACAGATCTAAAAATAGCGTTATCCGGATGATAGATGTTTTAAGACTGAGTATAAAAGATACAATCGAACTTCATGTTAAAGAACAGGCACCAAGAGGCATTATAGAGGCGCTTGTTATCGGAGAACAAGGCTTTGTATCCCAGGACATAAGAAAGGCATTTGCATCAACGGGCATTATTCACATCATTGTTGTAGCGGGCTTGCACCTTGCAATTATAAGCCACATTTTTTATTTATTCTTTAAATTTCTGCTGTCAAGACTTAGATATCTATGCCTGCATACAAACATACCGAAGCTATCGCTTATATTTACCATATTCCCGACTTTTGCATTTGTGTTAATAAGCGGGGCCAACCTGCCTGTTATAAGAAGCTGTATAATGATTACAGTTTATATTGTCTTTTTTGTATTAAACAGGAATAAGGCAAGATGGAATGCATTATTTTTATCTGCACTGATAATATTACTCTTTGAGCCTTATGCACTCTACAGCGTATCTTTTCATTTATCTTTTTTATCGGTCGGCTCTATCATTGCGTTTGGGCCTTTAATCAAAAGGCTCTCAGAGAATATGCCAATATTGCAGAAACATATATTGGGAAGAGTATTAAAAGGTTCGATAGGAATGTTATGTGTCAGCCTTTTTGTTACGATCGGGCTAGCCGGTGTTCTTGTATACTATTTCAATACATTACCCCTGTTCGGCATTTTATTGAATGTTATAATAATTCCTCTGTTCGGCTATATTATACTGCCTCTGTCATTTTTGTCTTCTTTAACAGGAATCATTATGCCGCAGCTGTCTAACCATTTTTTTGCTGTGTTATCGTTGATTATTAATCTATCTGTGGAGTTTGTGAAAGCTGCCTCGAACCTGTCTTATACTTCAATAACTCTACCAACCCCGGATGTATCGGAACTTGTTCTTTATTATATTATCGTCCTCCTCTTTTTAAATATAAAACGTATTGGATCAAAGTTTACGATTATAGGAGTTAGTATAACAGCCTTAGCCATGTTTCTGGATGCAGGAGCCTGCGTATATAAAACGCATTATAACAAAGAGCTTTCAATCACATTCCTTGACGTAAGGCAGGGTGATTCGGCTCTTATTGAATTTCCTTACGGCAGAACAATGCTCATAGACGGAGGCGGCAGTTTTTCCGGTAACTTCGATATAGGTGAGTCGGTGGTCGCAAGGTATATATGGTCATTAAAAAGAACCTCAATTGATTATGCAGTAGCGTCGCATCCGCAATTTGATCACATAGGCGGACTCGGTTTTATAATAAAGGGTTTTAAGCCGAAAGATATTTATAAAAATGATTGCGATCCGGATACCGTTGTATATGATAATGTCGATCGTGCCATAAAAGGTTCAAATGCCGTACTGCATGTTGTTGATGCTTACACCTCAATAAACGACATAAATGGTGCAAAGGTTGAATTTTTCATAATACCTCATGATAACTGTCTGGCATCACAAAAGGCAATAAACAACACCGCTATTATAACGAAAATAACATACAAAAAGGTCAGCATACTTTTTACCGGAGATATTGAGAAGGATGCGGAGTTTGAAATTGCCGGTTTGTATGGTGATAAAATAAGCGCTACAATTCTAAAAGCAGCGCATCACGGCAGCAACACATCAAACACGGAAGATTTTATAGATGCGGTAAAACCGTCTATCGCTATCATCTCTGTTGGAGAGGGTAATGCATTCCGCATGCCCGCTAAAGCCGTTTTAAAAAGGTTTTTTAAAAGAGATGTACGCGTTTTCAGAACAGACAGAAGCGGCGCAATAAAGGTCACAACAGATGGAGAAAAGATACATATCGTTCCCTATATCAAATGATGCCGTCCAAACATAATTTTATGGACAGTTCCGTTGAATAAAGTTATAGGATACTCTCATTAATTAATAATATATAAAAGGAGATAAAAGTGAAAACAGCACTAATTACAGGTATCACGGGCCAGGACGGAGCTTATCTCGCAGAGCTGCTTTTGGAAAAGGGCTATGCAGTGTACGGATCATACAGAAGACTATCAATGCCGAACTTCTGGAGGCTTGAAGAGCTTGGCATCTTAAACGATGTAAAACTCATAGAAATGGATCTTCACGATACGGGCAATATAATAAGGGTGCTTGAAAAGATAAAACCTGATGAGGTTTACAATCTTGCCGCACAAAGTTTTGTTGCCGTATCTTTTGAAGAGCCCATTCTTACCGGTGAGGTTACGGCACTCGGTGCCGCAAGGGTCCTTGAATCGATAAGGATCGTAAACCCGGGTATAAAGTTCTATCAGGCATCCTCATCCGAGATGTTCGGCAAGGTCCAGCAAATTCCACAGAATGAAAACACGCCATTTTATCCAAGAAGCCCGTACGCTGTTGCAAAGCTCTATGCCCATTGGCTCACAGTAAATTATAGAGAGTCTTACAACATATTCGGATGTTCCGGGATCCTCTTCAATCATGAATCTCCTCTCAGGGGTATTGAGTTTGTTACAAGAAAGATCACGGATGCCGCTGCAAGAACAAGGTATGGATTAATGCGCACACTTGAACTTGGTAACCTTGATGCAAAGAGAGACTGGGGATACGCACCCGAGTATGTTGAATCCATGCGGCTTATGCTTCAACAAAAAGAACCAGACAATTATGTTGTTGCTACCGGCAGGTCCCATTCTGTAAGAGACTTTGTTAATTAC
This window encodes:
- a CDS encoding GDP-mannose 4,6-dehydratase translates to MKSLITGGAGFIGSHLAEELLSMGDEVFILDNLSTGSLDNIKHLKNNKNLHVTIDTILNEHIINDAISNVDRVFHLAAAVGVKLIMERPVDTIETNVIGTAKVLSACNTYKRKILITSTSEVYGKHKEHPLSEMNNMVLGPTKKRRWAYACTKALDEFLAFAYHEEKELPVVVVRFFNTIGPKQTSRYGMVVPKFVKNALLGKPIPVYGDGSQSRSFTYVKDAVRAAIILLEKPEAEGDVFNIGDSREITIFELAKKVKTLTKSDSEIVFIPYDEAYGKGFEDMERRVPDISKIRKLIGYEPSVNLEQSLEIIINHMKQ
- a CDS encoding DNA internalization-related competence protein ComEC/Rec2, with the protein product MSLLPVLIGLVSGILLSSIQFFIPVYAYIMYCILILLVWLFVDNRYVWIAAIALSIGMFSLYRNKPLPDNCASNLINRSDNKKIYISGWIKEPVGIYPDKERLLLKIERVNGGITNAYGCLIQITVITKYGQNKNYFTGDYITVYTKPRKPLNYKNPGSFDYIAFLERKGISLGGYINDPALIQKNINRSKNSVIRMIDVLRLSIKDTIELHVKEQAPRGIIEALVIGEQGFVSQDIRKAFASTGIIHIIVVAGLHLAIISHIFYLFFKFLLSRLRYLCLHTNIPKLSLIFTIFPTFAFVLISGANLPVIRSCIMITVYIVFFVLNRNKARWNALFLSALIILLFEPYALYSVSFHLSFLSVGSIIAFGPLIKRLSENMPILQKHILGRVLKGSIGMLCVSLFVTIGLAGVLVYYFNTLPLFGILLNVIIIPLFGYIILPLSFLSSLTGIIMPQLSNHFFAVLSLIINLSVEFVKAASNLSYTSITLPTPDVSELVLYYIIVLLFLNIKRIGSKFTIIGVSITALAMFLDAGACVYKTHYNKELSITFLDVRQGDSALIEFPYGRTMLIDGGGSFSGNFDIGESVVARYIWSLKRTSIDYAVASHPQFDHIGGLGFIIKGFKPKDIYKNDCDPDTVVYDNVDRAIKGSNAVLHVVDAYTSINDINGAKVEFFIIPHDNCLASQKAINNTAIITKITYKKVSILFTGDIEKDAEFEIAGLYGDKISATILKAAHHGSNTSNTEDFIDAVKPSIAIISVGEGNAFRMPAKAVLKRFFKRDVRVFRTDRSGAIKVTTDGEKIHIVPYIK
- the gmd gene encoding GDP-mannose 4,6-dehydratase, with the protein product MKTALITGITGQDGAYLAELLLEKGYAVYGSYRRLSMPNFWRLEELGILNDVKLIEMDLHDTGNIIRVLEKIKPDEVYNLAAQSFVAVSFEEPILTGEVTALGAARVLESIRIVNPGIKFYQASSSEMFGKVQQIPQNENTPFYPRSPYAVAKLYAHWLTVNYRESYNIFGCSGILFNHESPLRGIEFVTRKITDAAARTRYGLMRTLELGNLDAKRDWGYAPEYVESMRLMLQQKEPDNYVVATGRSHSVRDFVNYAYEYAGLKLEWSGKGYGESARDKKTGKVVVKSSKRFYRPSEVYELTGDFQKAKKKLKWKPETDFKKLVEIMAEADLKRISTLKK